The Nyctibius grandis isolate bNycGra1 chromosome 7, bNycGra1.pri, whole genome shotgun sequence region GTATATTGATACTGAATTTGGTTTATGCCAATCTAGACTATCAAAAAGAAACTCCTGCAAGCCTGGGTCAGATTGACCATCAGTGCTGGGAGGTGTCTTCCCATGGGCTGGTGGAAATGAAGAAACTCAAGGTAGCAGATACGGTCACTGATCTCTGGGACTTCATGATGTTCCTAAAGGAATCCCCTAAGCCCAAGCACAATGAACTCTTCAATGATTTAGCCCAGAACTTCTGGGATATGTATGTAGACTGTGTGCTCTCAAGATCCCACGGAATGGGCAGAAGACAATTAGTATCTCCCAAATATTCTTCCACATACTCACATAGAACTTTAGAAGGTAACTATGGGATATGGTGTTAGTCTTTTATGTACTAACATTAAACTGAACCACTGTTCCATCCTCATCCTTGATTGTTCAGACAACTCAATATAGTAATTTCTAGTTTTCTGTCTCTACTtgtcaaaagcattttcatctttCAATGATAGCTACTTTCTCAATACATGAGTCAAAAGTAGTTAGGGTACTACATTTCCGTATTTAACAAAGTGTAAAACATGTCGGGTATGCATGTGGGAGCATGTGGAAATGGATGCTGCATTCTCTGTATATCACTGCATATAAATGACATTACAATACTAAGTTTCCTGGTATTTGGACTTCAGTCTCAGCTTTGGGGAATCATCCCTCTCTGAGAAGGGAAGCTCAAATCCCTGACTCCTCGAACTCTGTTCTTCCCCTTAAAACTATGG contains the following coding sequences:
- the FAM237B gene encoding protein FAM237B, giving the protein MEFLWKRRWYLQLGCILILNLVYANLDYQKETPASLGQIDHQCWEVSSHGLVEMKKLKVADTVTDLWDFMMFLKESPKPKHNELFNDLAQNFWDMYVDCVLSRSHGMGRRQLVSPKYSSTYSHRTLEGSAFTNPF